From the genome of Pseudoliparis swirei isolate HS2019 ecotype Mariana Trench chromosome 10, NWPU_hadal_v1, whole genome shotgun sequence, one region includes:
- the adipor2 gene encoding adiponectin receptor protein 2: protein MSPREKADTPTSGSPTSPLNATECSSHDARVTERDEERRRNEGDDGGEEEKEEEEEEKSSDEGFMGMTPLLQAHHAMERMEEFVHKVWEGRWRVLPHDVLPDWLKDNDFLLHGHRPPMPSFRACFKSIFRIHTETGNIWTHLLGCLFFLCLGLMYMFRPNMSFVAPLQEKVVIGMFFLGAILCLSFSWLFHTVYCHSEGVSRVFSKLDYSGIAFLIMGSFVPWLYYSFYCSPQPCFIYLIVVCILGLSAITVSQCDFFATPQYRGVRAGVFVGLGLSGVVPSLHFVISEGLIKATTMGQMGWLLLMATLYITGACLYAARIPERFFPGKCDIWFHSHQLFHILVVAGAFVHFHGVSNLQEFRHKAGGGCAEDGTL, encoded by the exons ATGAGCccccgggagaaagcagacacGCCCACCTCAGGTTCTCCAACAAGTCCACTAAACGCCACAGAGTGCAGCTCACACGATGCG AGGGTCACGGAGcgcgacgaggagaggagaagaaatgaAGGGgacgacggaggagaggaggagaaggaggaggaagaggaagagaagagcagTGACGAAGGTTTCATGGGAATGACGCCGCTGCTGCAAGCTCACCATGccatggagaggatggaggagtttgtacacaag GTGTGGGAGGGCCGGTGGCGCGTCTTGCCTCACGACGTGCTCCCCGATTGGCTGAAGGACAACGACTTCCTGCTTCACGGCCACAGGCCGCCGATGCCTTCGTTCCGCGCCTGCTTCAAGAGCATCTTCAGAATCCACACGGAGACGGGGAACATCTGGACTCATCTGCTCG GCTGTTTGTTCTTCCTCTGCCTGGGTCTGATGTACATGTTCAGGCCCAACATGTCCTTCGTGGCGCCGCTCCAGGAGAAGGTGGTGATCGGTATGTTTTTCCTGGGCGCCATCCTCTGCCTCTCCTTCTCCTGGCTCTTCCACACGGTGTACTGCCACTCCGAGGGCGTCTCCAGAGTCTTCTCCAA GCTGGACTACAGTGGGATCGCCTTCCTCATCATGGGCTCCTTCGTCCCCTGGTTGTACTACTCCTTCTACTGCTCCCCCCAGCCCTGCTTCATCTACCTGATCGTGGTGTGCATCCTGGGGTTGTCCGCCATCACCGTCTCCCAGTGTGACTTCTTTGCCACGCCGcagtacagaggagtcagaGCAG GGGTGTTTGTGGGTCTGGGTCTGAGCGGCGTGGTACCCTCCCTGCACTTTGTGATCAGCGAGGGTCTCATCAAAGCCACCACCATGGGGCAGATGGGCTGGCTGCTGCTCATGGCCACGCTCTACATCACGGGGGCCTGTCTGTACGCCGCGCGCATCCCCGAGAGGTTCTTCCCTGGCAAGTGTGACATCTGG ttCCACTCCCACCAGCTGTTCCACATCTTGGTGGTCGCGGGAGCTTTTGTTCATTTTCACGGCGTCTCGAACCTGCAGGAGTTTCGCCACAAGGCCGGAGGAGGCTGCGCCGAGGACGGCACTCTCTAA